Within the Bacteroidota bacterium genome, the region CCGCACCACCACGGTCAACCTGTCTCGTTTCGGTCGCTCCCACACGTCGGGGGCTGCCCTAGCGGTCTAGTCTGCCTACGCAGCCTAACTACCCAACTTCAATACTCCATGTTTCTACGCCCTACGTATCGCTGCGCCCTAGCCCTAGCGCTCTTCCTTTTTTCCGTACCGCTGCACGCGCAATCGACCGAAGACAAGCGTCTTGCCGCTGCGCCCGCCATGCCCAACGCCGTGGCGAACGACTGTGAGGTAGGCCGTGCCGAAGCCGAGCTTGTAGTTAGTGACGTGCGCGCCAGGCTCTACAACATGGGCAACCTCTTCTGGCGTAGCACTGCCCCTGCCTACACGGTCCCCAAGACCGGTGGCACCAACGCCCTCTTCGCCTTCGGGATCTGGATCAGCGGCTTCACCAACGGCGAACTGCGAGCCGCAGCCAGCACGTACGGCCCGTTCGAGTTCGCCCCGGGCCCCCTCGACAACGATGGGAATGCCCCCGCCGACTGCGCCGCCTTCGACCGCATCTGGAGCGTCGACGACCAAGACCTTAGCCGTTACGATGATACAGGCATCGCCACCCGCGACCTGCGCGACTGGCCGGTCGATCTCGGCGCCGAGGTGGTCGACGGCGACGGCAACCCCGACAACTACGACCTCGCCGCGGGCGACCGCCCTCGCCTCTTCGGCACGCAGACCGCCTTCTGGGTCATGAACGATGTCGGCGTGCCGCACCAGCGCACAGAGAGCGACCCGCTGGGCATCGAAGTGCAAGTGACCGCGTGGGCGATCGCGACCACGGAGGCCGCCCTCGACCAGGGGACGTACTACCGCTACCGCCTCGTCAACAAGAGCGGACAGCCTATCGACGAAGTCGTCCTGACGACGTTTGTGGACGCCGACGTGGGCAACGAGTTCGAGGACGACTACATCGGCAGCGACCCGGCGCGGAGCCTCATGTTCGCCTACAATGCGGACAACGAGGACGAGGGCGGCTACGAGACACCGCCGCCTGCCGTCGGCGTACGCTTCCTCGACCCGGCTGCAGGAGCCGCAGCTTACTTCAACAGTGGAGCCTGCGATGATCTATGCGATCCCCAGGGTGCCGAGCAGTACCGCTTCTATCAGACGGGCCGCTGGAAGGACGGGCTACCGCTCACCGTCGGCAGCACTGGGCGTACCGGCACCGAGCCTACGAGCTTCGTCTACCCTGGCGAGCCCGGCACCTACTGGAGCGAAGCCTGTCCCGACGATCCCGGCTGCGGCGACCCGGTCCCGCCCTCCGACCGCCGCTTTCAGATCTCCACGGCCCCGTTTGACCTCCCCGCCGGCGCCTCGCGCGACGTAACGTTTGCGCTACCCTTCGCCTTCGGCACACAGAACTACGGCCCCGTCGGCAACCCCACGGGCTCCGTGCAGGCGATGAAGCTGGCCAGCGACCGCATCCAGGCGGCCTTCGACGACGGCTCGCTCTTCGCGCCCGCCCTGCGCCCGCTTACCCTCGACGCGCCCACACTGCTCGAACCCGCCGACGGCACGCTCTTCCGCATCGACGAGGACGACACGCCGCCGACGCTGAGCTGGGCGCCCGTAGCAGGCGCCGAAGGCTACCAGGTCCAGGTGGAAGTCGACGAGGAGGAGACCACGACGACGCGCTCCTTCTACGTGACGGAGACCTCGTTCGTCTTCAACGACATCGTTCCCGACAACACCGTCTTCAGCTACCGCTGGTCGGTCGAGCCCGACGGGCGACTCCC harbors:
- a CDS encoding T9SS type A sorting domain-containing protein, which codes for MFLRPTYRCALALALFLFSVPLHAQSTEDKRLAAAPAMPNAVANDCEVGRAEAELVVSDVRARLYNMGNLFWRSTAPAYTVPKTGGTNALFAFGIWISGFTNGELRAAASTYGPFEFAPGPLDNDGNAPADCAAFDRIWSVDDQDLSRYDDTGIATRDLRDWPVDLGAEVVDGDGNPDNYDLAAGDRPRLFGTQTAFWVMNDVGVPHQRTESDPLGIEVQVTAWAIATTEAALDQGTYYRYRLVNKSGQPIDEVVLTTFVDADVGNEFEDDYIGSDPARSLMFAYNADNEDEGGYETPPPAVGVRFLDPAAGAAAYFNSGACDDLCDPQGAEQYRFYQTGRWKDGLPLTVGSTGRTGTEPTSFVYPGEPGTYWSEACPDDPGCGDPVPPSDRRFQISTAPFDLPAGASRDVTFALPFAFGTQNYGPVGNPTGSVQAMKLASDRIQAAFDDGSLFAPALRPLTLDAPTLLEPADGTLFRIDEDDTPPTLSWAPVAGAEGYQVQVEVDEEETTTTRSFYVTETSFVFNDIVPDNTVFSYRWSVEPDGRLPDGTRTAGERSETRAFALYRFVPGIADNGVGLVEVASASGTDPCAATPDDAGCAGDFDGNTVWHDTDATGDYYVSSGGNTGLLGELVLNRALVQEDEVELRFTAACAEPGACLATYLSSGDGEILSVPFEAWYLGDTPDDPADDVRMLPYFRESGDTPITDFADTFTSTDNWAEGPGAPITERIFLYMPDRPDGYARFNEAARGFGGPGATYERDTDGDTQEDIAPLDNEPCRLQGMYTDYCYQGTGRDRGNSLYNNVVFADASGDGTTPGVGTVIRFVTTKQQAVSDEGGTPQPQTLTLDAYPNPVRGTATLAYTLPESGRTTLAVYDVLGRRVAVVTDATQAAGAHVETFDTRRLASGVYVAVLTTEAGQQTRRFTVLR